A section of the Rhipicephalus sanguineus isolate Rsan-2018 chromosome 11, BIME_Rsan_1.4, whole genome shotgun sequence genome encodes:
- the LOC119374720 gene encoding probable dimethyladenosine transferase, giving the protein MPKVKTERTRQHEVVQRQNIAFRTELGQHILKNPLVINGMIEKSAIRPTDVVLEVGPGTGNMTVKLLEKAKKVIACEVDTRLVAELQKRVQGTHLHSKLHIIVGDVLKSELPFFDICVANLPYQISSPFVFKLLLHRPFFRCATLMFQREFAQRLVAKPGDKLYCRLSVNTQLLARVDILMKVGKNNFRPPPKVESSVVRLEPRNPPPAINFVEWDGLLRICFVRKNKTLSAAFKQTSVLAMLEKNYRVHCSVANEELPGEFNMKEKVDEILSQGGYSDKRARTMDTDDFMALLHLFNTNGIHFS; this is encoded by the exons ATGCCGAAGGTGAAAACCGAACGTACGCGCCAGCACGAGGTGGTGCAGCGTCAGAACATCGCGTTCCGCACCGAGCTGGGCCAACACATCCTCAAGAACCCGCTGGTCATCAACGGCATGATCGAGAAGTCGGCCATCCGTCCCACCGACGTCGTCCTCGAAGTCGGCCCCGGTACGGGAAACATGACCGTCAAGTTGCTCGAGAAGGCCAAGAAAGTGATCGCCTGCGAAGTGGACACTCGCTTGGTCGCCGAACTGCAGAAGCGCGTACAGGGTACGCACCTGCACAGCAAACTGCACATCATAGTGGGCGACGTGCTCAAGTCGGAGCTGCCTTTCTTCGACATCTGCGTCGCCAATCTGCCGTACCAGATTTCCTCGCCGTTCGTCTTTAAATTGCTGCTGCACCGGCCCTTCTTCAG GTGTGCTACTCTGATGTTCCAGCGAGAGTTCGCCCAGAGGCTCGTGGCCAAACCAGGCGACAAATTGTACTGCCGGCTGTCGGTCAACACGCAACTGTTGGCACGTGTCGACATTCTCATGAAGGTGGGCAAGAACAACTTCCGGCCACCGCCCAAGGTCGAGTCGAGCGTCGTGCGGCTTGAGCCGCGCAATCCGCCACCGGCCATCAACTTCGTCGAGTGGGACGGGCTGCTCCGCATCTGCTTCGTACGGAAGAACAAGACCCTGAGCGCCGCCTTCAAGCAGACGTCCGTGCTGGCCATGCTGGAAAAGAACTACAGGGTCCACTGCTCGGTGGCCAACGAAGAACTGCCCGGCGAATTCAACATGAAGGAAAAAGTGGACGAAATCTTGTCGCAGGGTGGTTACTCCGACAAGCGCGCCCGAACGATGGACACTGACGACTTCATGGCGCTTCTGCACTTGTTCAACACAAATGGCATACACTTCTCCTGA